A region from the Isachenkonia alkalipeptolytica genome encodes:
- a CDS encoding tryptophanase, translating into MSKYFAEPFKIKMVEPIKVLSREERIEKIKEANYNVFALNSDDVYIDLLTDSGTGAMSDQQWSGVMRGDEAYSGSRSYKELMKSAKDIFGYEYFQPVHQGRAAEKVVMPMYLQEGKVAISNMHFDTTRAHVELAGARAIDCVIEEAADTESYHPFKGNMDNKRLVSLIEEHGREKVGLIIITVTNNSAGGQPVSMENIRETSEIGKKYDIPVCIDAARYAENAYFIKEREEGYENKSIKDIAREIFSYGEVFTMSAKKDAIINMGGLIGVKDREDLFETVKARTIPLEGFISYGGLAGRDLEAMAIGLQEGTDYDYLQYRVGQIEYLAGKLKEAGIAHQSPAGGHALFVDAKKMLPHIPYYQFPAQTLALELYKEAGIRSCDIGSYMMGNNPDTGEQIESEFEFTRLAVPRRVYTQSHLDVIVEALIAIKEKADSLKGYEITWEPPILRHFTAKLKPIE; encoded by the coding sequence ATGTCAAAGTACTTTGCTGAACCTTTCAAAATCAAAATGGTGGAGCCCATTAAGGTCCTAAGCCGGGAAGAGCGTATTGAAAAAATCAAAGAGGCAAACTACAACGTATTTGCCTTGAATTCCGATGATGTCTATATTGACCTGTTAACCGACAGCGGGACCGGTGCCATGAGCGATCAGCAGTGGAGCGGTGTGATGCGGGGGGACGAAGCCTACTCGGGATCCAGAAGTTATAAAGAGCTGATGAAGTCCGCTAAAGATATCTTTGGATATGAATATTTCCAACCGGTACATCAGGGAAGAGCCGCGGAGAAAGTGGTTATGCCCATGTACTTACAAGAGGGGAAAGTTGCAATTTCCAACATGCACTTTGACACCACCCGGGCCCATGTGGAATTAGCCGGAGCCAGGGCTATTGATTGCGTAATAGAGGAAGCGGCGGACACGGAATCCTACCATCCCTTCAAAGGAAATATGGACAATAAGCGACTGGTATCCTTAATTGAAGAGCATGGACGGGAAAAAGTGGGGCTGATTATTATTACGGTGACCAACAACAGTGCCGGCGGTCAACCGGTATCCATGGAAAACATCCGGGAAACCAGTGAAATTGGGAAAAAATATGATATTCCCGTATGCATTGATGCGGCCCGTTACGCGGAAAATGCCTACTTTATCAAGGAAAGAGAAGAAGGATATGAAAATAAATCCATCAAGGATATTGCAAGAGAAATATTCAGTTATGGAGAAGTCTTTACCATGAGTGCGAAAAAAGACGCCATTATCAACATGGGAGGATTAATCGGAGTCAAGGACCGGGAAGACTTATTTGAAACCGTGAAAGCCAGAACCATTCCCCTGGAAGGATTTATTTCCTACGGAGGCCTGGCGGGCCGGGATTTAGAGGCCATGGCCATCGGACTACAAGAAGGAACGGACTATGACTATCTTCAGTACCGGGTGGGACAAATCGAATACCTTGCGGGGAAACTGAAGGAAGCGGGCATTGCCCATCAATCTCCGGCAGGGGGTCATGCCCTGTTTGTGGATGCGAAAAAAATGCTTCCCCATATTCCCTACTATCAGTTCCCGGCCCAAACCTTAGCCCTAGAGCTTTACAAGGAAGCGGGAATCCGTTCCTGCGACATCGGGTCCTATATGATGGGGAACAATCCCGATACCGGAGAGCAGATTGAGTCGGAGTTTGAGTTCACCCGACTGGCGGTACCGAGAAGAGTCTATACCCAGTCTCATCTGGACGTCATTGTGGAAGCCTTAATTGCCATTAAAGAAAAGGCCGACAGCTTAAAGGGATATGAAATTACCTGGGAGCCTCCGATCTTAAGACATTTCACGGCGAAACTCAAGCCCATTGAATAA
- a CDS encoding IclR family transcriptional regulator: MSKGSIQSVTKALHVLELFTEKPAWSITEIGERLQFPSSTTHRLVITLEEAGYVYREQETKKYYLTIKPYLIGSKTETVSQLEKQAQGVIQLLAQEINESVNISIAQGIYAVTVLKANPERKFSAVPNIGDKRQLHATSVGKCLLAYNSNGCLDQLMNAKEPLKAYNNRTLTDRKEIRESLQTVRENGFAIDREEVEAGLTCFGAPIFDEMVHCIAAVSISVPTFRIEKEQFFIDRVMETASEISSKF, translated from the coding sequence ATGAGTAAGGGAAGCATCCAATCGGTAACAAAGGCGCTGCACGTTCTGGAGCTTTTCACGGAGAAGCCGGCCTGGAGCATCACTGAAATCGGAGAACGACTCCAGTTTCCCAGTAGCACAACCCATCGATTGGTTATTACTTTGGAAGAGGCGGGGTATGTATACCGGGAACAGGAAACGAAGAAGTATTATTTGACCATCAAGCCCTACTTAATCGGAAGCAAAACGGAAACCGTCAGTCAGCTGGAAAAACAGGCCCAGGGGGTAATCCAGTTATTGGCCCAGGAAATCAATGAGAGTGTTAATATTTCCATTGCCCAGGGAATCTATGCGGTAACGGTATTAAAGGCGAATCCCGAACGAAAATTTTCCGCGGTACCGAATATCGGGGATAAGCGGCAACTCCATGCCACCTCTGTGGGAAAATGTTTGCTGGCCTATAACAGTAACGGCTGCTTGGATCAATTGATGAACGCCAAGGAACCCCTAAAAGCCTATAACAATCGTACCCTTACGGACCGGAAAGAGATCCGGGAATCCTTACAAACCGTTCGGGAGAATGGTTTTGCCATTGACCGGGAAGAAGTGGAGGCGGGCCTTACCTGTTTCGGCGCACCGATTTTCGATGAAATGGTGCACTGTATTGCGGCGGTTAGTATTTCCGTGCCTACCTTTCGTATAGAAAAGGAACAGTTTTTTATTGATCGGGTAATGGAGACCGCATCGGAAATATCATCTAAGTTCTAA
- the rlmD gene encoding 23S rRNA (uracil(1939)-C(5))-methyltransferase RlmD: MLKKNGIYTVTIEDIGHKGEGVGKVKGIPLFIQGGLPGDELKVEVTKLKKNYGFAKLLDIQKPSDQRVIPRCPIAEVCGGCQIMSLDYSEQLNIKTRRVRETLQRLGKIDAPVHAAMGMKEPYHYRNKAQFPVGMEGNTPVMGFFKTGTHEIVNTEHCYIQHPVNDVLTKIVKEYIGKYSVTVYDEKSRQGLLRHMVSRVSNKTGEVMVIFVINGKELPYKEELIRELKKEVKNLKTVVQNINTKNTNVIFGEKTATLYGEGYIVDQLMDLSFYISPRSFFQVNPTQTQVLYQKALDYADLKREETVFDLYCGIGSISLFLAQQAKKVYGIEIVPEAIEDAKKNGELNNLSNTEFLLGAAEDVVPKLYEKGITADVVVVDPPRKGCEETVLETMVKMDPKKIVYVSCNPSTLARDLAYLEERGYQTKEVQPVDLFPHTSHVECVALMYKRGKIVP; this comes from the coding sequence ATGCTTAAGAAAAACGGAATATATACTGTAACCATAGAGGATATCGGTCATAAAGGGGAAGGGGTCGGTAAAGTTAAAGGAATCCCCCTATTTATTCAAGGAGGTCTTCCTGGAGATGAACTGAAGGTGGAGGTTACGAAACTGAAAAAGAACTACGGATTTGCTAAACTGCTGGATATACAAAAGCCTTCCGATCAGCGGGTGATCCCCCGTTGTCCTATTGCCGAGGTTTGCGGCGGGTGTCAAATCATGAGCCTGGATTACTCAGAGCAACTGAATATAAAAACCAGACGGGTTCGGGAAACCTTACAGCGATTAGGGAAAATTGATGCACCGGTGCATGCAGCAATGGGAATGAAAGAACCCTACCACTACCGAAACAAAGCCCAGTTTCCCGTCGGCATGGAAGGAAACACTCCGGTTATGGGATTTTTTAAAACCGGAACCCATGAAATTGTAAACACGGAGCATTGCTATATTCAGCATCCGGTCAATGATGTATTAACCAAAATTGTCAAAGAGTACATTGGAAAATACTCAGTAACGGTATATGATGAAAAAAGCCGGCAAGGTCTCCTGCGGCATATGGTCAGTCGAGTCAGTAATAAAACCGGAGAAGTGATGGTAATCTTTGTCATCAACGGGAAAGAGCTTCCCTATAAAGAGGAGCTCATCCGGGAGTTGAAAAAAGAAGTCAAGAACCTTAAAACCGTGGTGCAAAATATTAATACGAAAAACACAAATGTAATTTTCGGTGAGAAGACGGCAACACTTTACGGGGAAGGATACATTGTAGATCAGCTAATGGATCTATCCTTTTACATTTCTCCCCGGTCCTTCTTTCAAGTAAATCCCACACAAACCCAGGTGCTTTATCAAAAAGCTTTGGATTATGCGGACCTTAAAAGAGAAGAAACTGTATTTGATCTCTACTGCGGAATCGGAAGCATCTCCTTATTCCTTGCCCAACAGGCAAAGAAAGTTTACGGCATTGAAATCGTTCCCGAAGCCATTGAGGATGCGAAGAAAAATGGGGAACTGAACAATCTATCCAACACGGAGTTTTTACTGGGCGCCGCAGAGGATGTGGTACCGAAACTTTACGAAAAAGGCATCACCGCCGATGTAGTGGTGGTGGACCCCCCGAGAAAGGGGTGTGAGGAAACGGTACTGGAGACCATGGTGAAAATGGATCCGAAAAAAATCGTTTACGTCTCCTGTAACCCTTCCACACTGGCAAGGGACTTAGCCTATTTAGAAGAACGGGGTTATCAGACCAAAGAAGTTCAACCGGTGGACCTATTCCCCCACACAAGCCATGTTGAGTGTGTGGCATTGATGTATAAACGTGGTAAAATTGTACCGTAA
- the pyk gene encoding pyruvate kinase, which translates to MKKTKVVCTIGPASESYEILQNLVQNGMNVARLNFSHGNHEEHQARIEEIKKVREDLEVPLAIMLDTKGPEIRTGKFKVDKVELKEGDSYIITTRDILGDHTMASVSYEGIVGDLEIGDKILIDDGLVSLKVEGFLNDTDIQCTVENQGEIKDHKGVNLPGVKTNLPALTDKDIEDIKFGIRMGVDFIAPSFIRKAEDVLDIKRILEDHGGDSIQIIPKIENQEGVDNLDEIIEVSDGIMVARGDLGVEVPTEEIALIQKDMIRRCNAVGKPVITATQMLDSMIRNPRPTRAEVTDVSNAILDGSDAIMLSGETAAGKYPEEAVMTMANIAIRTEQSINYGKKLKERGSETTPSVTDAISYATCTTAMDLGAAAIITATSSGHTARMVSKFRPSSGIIAATTKEHVRRQLSLSWGVYSMLMEDLEGTDDIINLSVMEALKENHIQAGDLVVITAGVPVGVSGTTNLIKVHVASDILLSGKGIGNYSITGRAVIVEDNEDLDKVEPGDVLVSYATSRNFIEAIERAGAVVVEEGGLTSHAAIVGLNLHKTTVVGVDGATTKLNTGDIITVDGKTGLIYSGKSKVL; encoded by the coding sequence ATGAAAAAAACAAAGGTAGTATGTACCATAGGCCCGGCCAGTGAAAGTTATGAAATATTACAAAACCTGGTGCAAAACGGGATGAATGTGGCAAGACTGAATTTTTCCCATGGCAATCATGAGGAGCATCAGGCAAGAATCGAGGAAATTAAAAAAGTTCGGGAGGATCTGGAAGTGCCCCTGGCCATTATGCTGGACACCAAGGGACCGGAAATCCGAACGGGAAAGTTTAAAGTTGACAAAGTAGAGCTGAAAGAGGGGGACTCCTATATTATCACCACCCGGGATATCCTGGGAGATCATACCATGGCTTCGGTTTCCTATGAAGGCATTGTGGGGGACTTGGAAATCGGGGATAAAATCCTGATCGATGACGGCCTGGTTTCCCTGAAGGTGGAAGGCTTTTTAAATGATACGGATATTCAGTGTACCGTGGAAAATCAGGGGGAGATCAAGGACCATAAGGGGGTAAATCTTCCCGGGGTAAAAACCAACCTGCCCGCACTGACGGATAAGGATATTGAAGATATAAAATTCGGCATAAGAATGGGCGTGGACTTTATCGCCCCATCCTTTATACGAAAAGCGGAAGACGTATTGGACATTAAACGAATTCTGGAAGACCACGGCGGTGATTCCATTCAAATCATTCCAAAGATTGAAAACCAGGAGGGGGTAGACAATTTAGACGAGATCATTGAAGTCTCCGACGGGATTATGGTAGCAAGAGGAGATTTGGGGGTTGAAGTTCCTACGGAAGAGATCGCCTTGATCCAAAAGGATATGATCCGAAGATGTAATGCCGTGGGGAAACCGGTAATTACCGCAACCCAGATGCTGGACTCCATGATTCGAAACCCGCGGCCTACCCGGGCGGAGGTCACCGATGTCTCCAACGCCATACTGGACGGCAGCGACGCCATCATGCTCTCGGGAGAAACCGCCGCAGGGAAATATCCGGAGGAAGCGGTTATGACCATGGCCAATATTGCCATTCGAACGGAGCAGTCCATTAATTACGGAAAAAAACTCAAAGAAAGAGGGTCGGAAACCACGCCTTCCGTGACCGATGCCATCAGCTATGCCACCTGCACCACCGCCATGGACCTGGGCGCTGCCGCAATTATTACTGCCACCTCCTCGGGTCACACTGCGAGAATGGTATCAAAATTCAGACCCAGCTCCGGTATAATTGCCGCAACCACCAAGGAGCATGTGCGAAGACAGTTAAGTCTCAGTTGGGGAGTATACAGCATGTTAATGGAGGATTTGGAAGGAACCGACGATATCATCAATCTGTCGGTTATGGAAGCCTTAAAGGAAAACCATATCCAGGCGGGAGACTTAGTCGTCATTACTGCAGGAGTTCCCGTGGGCGTATCCGGGACCACGAACCTGATAAAAGTCCATGTTGCCAGTGATATTTTACTTTCCGGTAAAGGAATCGGAAACTATTCCATTACCGGCCGGGCGGTAATCGTAGAGGATAATGAAGATTTAGACAAGGTTGAGCCGGGGGATGTTCTTGTTTCCTATGCAACCAGTCGAAACTTTATCGAAGCGATCGAACGGGCGGGAGCCGTAGTTGTGGAAGAAGGAGGACTTACCAGTCATGCAGCGATTGTTGGGCTCAATCTTCATAAAACCACTGTGGTTGGTGTAGATGGCGCCACAACAAAACTGAACACCGGAGACATTATCACCGTGGACGGAAAAACCGGTTTGATCTATAGCGGAAAAAGTAAAGTTCTATAA
- a CDS encoding GerMN domain-containing protein, whose amino-acid sequence MLRGIAKLLLLIILVFMATGFPIYFDRMDAESFWERASSRIESPEDPESPEANGTLYFHHDLERQSEESFLLHMTIENRGEAVNFQEDLVDLTITHGGQQLKSLNLNDFNIDIPFGETIDPEETIEFSIELDRRSLGLPYESYVLEVQPRSDLAPLDAEDLELAFSFEENFTYLPAIPDIPGSETALTLYFPTSMEDYSVPVTRIIPYTSMQIRATVDGLFDGPQEELGLTVPEEGIMPPWRNLAFDNGLATINLSEDLEDFDEDATLGQQAYRAYAYSVNATSFTDRVQFTFDRRTREEAFGGFAVEDPVTLPEGPVMYFGYETDTERFLLVPRYLQEDPPFVENQNYYNEDFELEDPQGFYQLLSYAGHPDYYNEQQQPLIKDSVELNSLELEDNTLEITFDEGAMESISQDAEQAMLDGLLLSFTSFSNVDAVVFHITDYEEDSLHHYSIGSPMEAPNHINPEEPRDD is encoded by the coding sequence ATGCTTAGAGGAATCGCTAAACTTTTACTTTTAATTATTTTAGTATTTATGGCGACAGGCTTTCCCATATATTTTGACCGCATGGATGCTGAATCTTTCTGGGAGCGGGCTTCTAGCAGGATAGAGTCTCCTGAAGATCCTGAGAGTCCCGAGGCCAACGGCACCTTATATTTTCATCATGATTTAGAACGTCAGTCCGAGGAGTCTTTTCTTCTTCATATGACCATAGAAAACCGAGGAGAAGCGGTAAATTTTCAAGAGGATTTGGTGGATTTAACAATTACTCATGGAGGGCAGCAGTTAAAATCATTAAATCTCAATGATTTTAATATTGATATTCCCTTTGGTGAGACCATTGATCCGGAAGAAACCATTGAGTTTTCCATTGAGCTGGACCGGAGATCCTTAGGTCTTCCTTATGAATCCTATGTTTTGGAAGTTCAACCCCGGAGTGACCTGGCTCCTTTGGATGCCGAGGATCTGGAGCTTGCTTTCTCCTTTGAGGAAAACTTCACCTATTTACCGGCAATTCCAGACATCCCCGGGAGTGAAACCGCTCTAACCCTTTATTTTCCCACAAGTATGGAGGATTACTCCGTACCGGTTACCCGGATTATTCCCTACACATCCATGCAAATTCGCGCCACGGTAGACGGCCTTTTCGATGGTCCCCAGGAAGAGTTAGGCCTTACCGTCCCGGAGGAGGGCATCATGCCTCCTTGGCGAAACCTGGCCTTTGACAATGGTCTGGCCACCATCAATCTCAGTGAGGATTTGGAAGATTTCGATGAAGATGCAACCCTTGGGCAGCAGGCTTATCGAGCCTATGCCTATTCCGTGAACGCAACAAGCTTTACGGATCGTGTACAGTTCACCTTCGATCGCCGCACCCGGGAAGAAGCCTTCGGTGGCTTTGCCGTGGAGGATCCCGTTACCTTGCCGGAAGGACCGGTTATGTACTTCGGATACGAAACCGATACAGAGAGATTCTTACTCGTTCCAAGGTATCTTCAAGAGGATCCGCCCTTTGTGGAAAATCAAAACTATTACAACGAAGATTTTGAATTGGAAGATCCCCAGGGCTTTTATCAATTGTTAAGCTATGCAGGCCATCCCGATTATTATAATGAACAGCAACAACCCCTTATCAAGGATTCAGTTGAACTGAATAGTCTTGAGTTGGAGGACAATACCCTGGAGATTACCTTTGATGAAGGAGCTATGGAATCCATATCCCAGGACGCCGAACAGGCTATGCTGGATGGACTGCTCCTAAGCTTTACCAGCTTTTCCAATGTGGATGCCGTCGTGTTTCATATTACCGATTATGAAGAAGACTCGCTCCATCATTATTCCATCGGAAGCCCCATGGAGGCCCCGAACCATATTAATCCCGAAGAACCAAGGGACGATTAA
- a CDS encoding aldo/keto reductase, protein MEKRMLGKWEFGGSVIGFGGIPIQRISDEEGIEVVKTCLESGINFIDTARGYGKSEEVIGKAIAGNRDQWVLATKSMARDYQGMKKDIETSLNNLQTHCIDLYQLHNVRKMEEYEEIMSEKGAYKALKEAKEAGKIKAIGFTGHDVDMAERAVDSKKFASIQFPYNIVESQGEKVFEKAKKQGIGVIVMKPLAGGAIEDGSLALKYILNNPNISVIIPGMDSIAQVKENAAVSLKDYGLTGQEQEKIEEIQGKLGNRFCRRCGYCAPCAVGINIPAQFLMEGYYSRYNLKEWAKTRYDALDKKASDCIKCGDCEPRCPYDLPIREMLEEVEEVMEQA, encoded by the coding sequence ATGGAAAAAAGAATGCTGGGAAAATGGGAATTTGGAGGTTCCGTTATCGGTTTTGGAGGAATCCCCATTCAACGAATTAGTGATGAAGAGGGAATAGAAGTTGTAAAGACCTGTTTGGAATCAGGGATAAACTTTATTGATACCGCCCGGGGCTATGGAAAAAGCGAGGAAGTTATCGGAAAAGCCATTGCCGGCAATCGGGATCAATGGGTTCTTGCAACAAAATCCATGGCAAGAGATTATCAGGGGATGAAAAAGGATATTGAAACCAGCTTGAACAATCTTCAAACCCACTGTATCGACTTATATCAACTCCATAACGTACGGAAGATGGAAGAGTATGAAGAAATCATGAGTGAAAAGGGCGCCTATAAGGCATTGAAGGAGGCAAAGGAAGCCGGTAAAATCAAGGCCATCGGCTTTACGGGACACGATGTGGATATGGCGGAAAGAGCCGTGGACAGTAAAAAGTTCGCAAGTATTCAGTTTCCCTATAATATTGTGGAAAGCCAGGGAGAAAAAGTTTTTGAAAAAGCCAAGAAACAGGGCATCGGAGTCATTGTGATGAAGCCCCTGGCAGGAGGAGCAATAGAGGATGGAAGCTTGGCCCTCAAATACATTCTAAACAATCCGAATATCTCGGTGATTATACCCGGGATGGATTCCATAGCTCAGGTAAAGGAAAATGCGGCGGTTTCCCTGAAGGATTATGGATTAACCGGTCAGGAACAGGAAAAAATCGAAGAAATCCAAGGGAAACTGGGCAACCGGTTTTGTCGACGCTGCGGCTACTGTGCCCCCTGTGCCGTGGGAATTAATATCCCCGCCCAGTTCTTAATGGAAGGCTATTATTCAAGGTATAATCTTAAGGAATGGGCAAAGACAAGGTACGACGCTCTGGATAAAAAAGCTTCCGACTGTATTAAATGCGGGGATTGTGAACCCAGGTGTCCCTACGATCTTCCCATACGGGAAATGCTTGAAGAGGTGGAGGAAGTTATGGAGCAAGCTTAG
- a CDS encoding acyl-CoA thioesterase, translating to MNFHTTNIRPRYSETDQMGIIYHSNYFTWFEVARTSFLKERGMSYREMERQGIFLPVIEVNCKYISSALYDDNLTLEVWIEEFQSSRMKFHYRILRQEEELLATGFTEHVFFDKNKKRPVNLKKAYPEVYQLLEKIYQS from the coding sequence ATGAATTTTCATACAACCAATATCCGGCCAAGATACAGTGAAACAGACCAAATGGGGATTATTTACCATTCCAATTATTTTACCTGGTTTGAAGTGGCAAGAACCTCATTTTTAAAAGAGCGGGGGATGAGTTACCGGGAGATGGAAAGACAGGGAATTTTTCTGCCGGTGATTGAAGTGAACTGTAAGTATATCAGCTCCGCTTTATACGACGACAATTTGACCTTGGAAGTGTGGATCGAGGAGTTTCAAAGTAGCCGAATGAAATTTCATTATCGGATTTTACGGCAGGAAGAGGAGCTTTTGGCCACCGGTTTTACGGAGCATGTTTTTTTTGATAAGAATAAAAAACGGCCGGTGAATTTGAAAAAGGCCTATCCGGAAGTATATCAGTTACTGGAAAAAATCTATCAGTCCTGA
- the dpaL gene encoding diaminopropionate ammonia-lyase, translating to MMKEIQWISNKREKKKEASSGEFGVKMGKKAKRFHETFPNYGVTPLRELSELSQYLGLSGIYVKDESYRFGLNAFKALGGTYAIGSYIADQLGMDIKDLSYDLLKSKSIKEKIGEITFFTATDGNHGRGIAWAAKELGYQSVVYLPKGSAAERLNSIRDLGAKAYITDRNYDDSVRLAKEEAEKNNGVLIQDTAWEGYEKIPRWIMEGYTTLGYEITEQLKGRELTHVFLQAGVGSMAGALTGFFTDYYQGENSPKIIIVEPDKADCVFKTAGARDGSLQQVTGDLDTIMAGLACGEVSTLGWEILKNHGNHFLSVPDTIAAKGMRILGNPLGEDRRIISGESGGVTLGLVAQVMAREELSDLKKELKLNEASKILCISTEGDTDRDHYRKIVWDGLYSSV from the coding sequence ATGATGAAGGAGATTCAATGGATCAGCAATAAAAGGGAAAAGAAAAAGGAGGCCTCCTCCGGGGAATTTGGGGTGAAAATGGGTAAGAAAGCGAAACGGTTCCATGAAACCTTTCCCAATTACGGGGTGACACCCCTGCGGGAGCTTTCGGAACTATCCCAATACTTAGGATTAAGTGGGATTTATGTCAAAGACGAGAGTTACCGATTCGGACTGAATGCCTTTAAAGCCCTAGGGGGGACCTATGCCATCGGAAGCTATATTGCAGATCAACTGGGGATGGACATTAAAGACTTATCCTATGACCTATTGAAGAGTAAAAGCATCAAAGAGAAAATCGGCGAGATCACCTTTTTCACCGCCACCGACGGCAATCACGGAAGAGGCATAGCCTGGGCGGCGAAGGAGCTGGGATATCAAAGTGTGGTGTACCTTCCCAAGGGGAGCGCGGCGGAGCGCTTAAACAGTATAAGAGACCTGGGAGCGAAGGCTTATATTACCGATCGGAACTATGATGATTCGGTGCGGCTTGCAAAGGAAGAGGCGGAAAAAAACAACGGGGTGCTTATTCAAGATACCGCTTGGGAGGGTTATGAAAAAATTCCCCGGTGGATTATGGAAGGGTACACCACCCTGGGATATGAAATTACGGAACAGCTGAAGGGCCGGGAGCTTACCCATGTTTTCCTGCAAGCGGGGGTGGGATCCATGGCCGGGGCATTAACCGGTTTTTTTACGGATTACTATCAAGGGGAAAATTCTCCGAAGATCATTATTGTGGAGCCGGATAAGGCGGACTGCGTTTTTAAAACCGCAGGGGCAAGGGACGGCAGTTTACAACAGGTAACGGGGGATTTGGACACGATTATGGCAGGACTTGCCTGTGGTGAGGTCTCCACCCTGGGCTGGGAGATTTTAAAAAATCACGGAAATCATTTTCTGTCGGTGCCCGACACCATTGCGGCGAAGGGAATGCGTATTCTTGGGAATCCCCTGGGAGAGGATCGAAGAATCATCTCCGGGGAAAGTGGTGGGGTAACGCTGGGTCTTGTAGCCCAGGTGATGGCCCGGGAGGAACTATCGGATCTGAAGAAAGAGTTGAAGCTGAACGAAGCATCCAAAATCCTTTGTATTTCCACGGAGGGGGATACGGACCGGGATCATTACCGGAAAATTGTTTGGGATGGGCTTTATTCCAGTGTTTAA
- a CDS encoding exodeoxyribonuclease III: MKFISWNIDSLNAALTSDSARALLSRDVLNRIIEYSPEVIALQETKLPNKGPTKKHLEILKDKFADYEIVWNVSVEPARKGYAGTMFLYKKDLEPSVTYPVLGAPSTMDSEGRIITLEFDEFYLTQVYTPNAGDGLNRLEERQIWDKKYAEYLANLDKKKYVIATGDFNVAHKEIDLAHPNNNRNSAGFTDEERQGFTNLLAKGFTDTFRRIHGDVTGVYTWWAQRAKTSKINNSGWRIDYWLVSDRIADRVIKSEMIDSGPRQDHTPILFEIDL; the protein is encoded by the coding sequence ATGAAGTTTATTTCATGGAATATTGATTCATTAAATGCAGCATTAACAAGTGATTCAGCTCGTGCTTTATTATCTAGAGATGTATTAAACAGGATTATAGAATATAGTCCGGAAGTGATTGCCTTACAGGAAACAAAGTTACCTAACAAGGGTCCTACTAAAAAGCATTTAGAAATTTTGAAGGATAAGTTTGCTGACTATGAAATTGTTTGGAATGTTTCAGTGGAGCCGGCCCGCAAGGGTTATGCAGGTACCATGTTTTTATATAAGAAGGATCTGGAACCATCCGTTACCTATCCGGTACTTGGTGCACCGAGTACCATGGACTCTGAGGGGCGAATCATCACATTAGAGTTTGATGAGTTCTACTTAACACAAGTTTACACACCTAATGCAGGAGATGGTTTGAATCGTTTAGAAGAACGTCAGATTTGGGACAAAAAGTATGCAGAGTACCTAGCAAATCTGGATAAAAAGAAGTATGTTATTGCAACGGGTGATTTTAACGTAGCACATAAAGAAATTGATTTGGCTCATCCTAATAATAATCGTAATTCAGCGGGCTTTACCGATGAGGAACGGCAAGGCTTCACAAATCTTTTGGCAAAAGGATTTACAGATACCTTTCGTCGTATTCATGGTGATGTAACCGGTGTTTATACTTGGTGGGCTCAACGGGCAAAGACAAGTAAAATCAATAATTCAGGATGGAGAATTGACTATTGGCTGGTGAGTGACCGTATTGCCGATCGGGTTATTAAATCTGAAATGATTGATTCAGGTCCAAGACAAGACCACACGCCCATATTATTTGAAATTGATTTGTAG
- a CDS encoding FxsA family protein — protein sequence MLGRLILLFTVVPIVELYILIQIGNEIGAFNTIMLVFITGVVGAVLSKSEGRQIIGNIKREMAMGKMPGDELINGLCVLVGGALLLTPGIFTDVLGFVLVIPFTRMFLIKTIKRKIKSMITEGTVNVYYKDSGDFTNKRSSKGEDGPFQGNSRGDFGNVKDVDYEEVEDEEEK from the coding sequence ATGCTAGGAAGGTTAATTCTACTGTTCACAGTGGTTCCCATTGTAGAGTTGTACATTTTAATACAAATCGGAAATGAGATCGGAGCTTTCAATACCATTATGCTGGTGTTTATCACCGGAGTAGTGGGGGCGGTCCTGTCAAAAAGCGAAGGACGGCAAATCATCGGAAACATCAAGCGGGAGATGGCCATGGGAAAGATGCCCGGGGACGAACTGATCAATGGTCTTTGTGTGTTGGTGGGAGGAGCCCTGCTATTAACACCGGGAATCTTCACCGATGTTTTAGGGTTTGTTTTGGTCATTCCTTTTACAAGAATGTTTTTGATTAAGACCATTAAACGAAAAATCAAATCCATGATCACGGAAGGGACCGTAAATGTATATTATAAAGATTCTGGAGACTTTACCAATAAAAGAAGTTCCAAAGGTGAAGATGGTCCCTTTCAGGGAAATTCCCGGGGGGATTTTGGGAATGTCAAGGATGTGGACTACGAAGAAGTAGAGGATGAGGAAGAAAAATAA